Below is a window of Leuconostoc gasicomitatum LMG 18811 DNA.
TAATTGATCTAACAATTGATCATTTTCTTGTTGCATGGCATCGAGAACCGTGCGCGAAACAACATCTTCATCTAGCTGAGACTCATTATTTTTTTTAGTTCGTTTAAAGAGTAACATATTATTCTCCATTGTTTTTATTTTACCACAACAGATGACACATGAACTAGAAAATAGAACGTTTTCATTCATTAAATCCACCATTTGCTGATGCTATTCAAACAGTGATTTTTACCTTCTAAATATCAATTAATAATAACTAAGCTATAAACACCCTATTAAAACAATTATTTGTCAAAGAAAACAAACATGCAGATTTGGCCTAATACACCAGTCACTTACATATTTATTCAGGTTTAGAGTTAATAATATCTGCAATATTTTGAAGCTTTTCTTCTAGTGCACGATTATCCTCAAGTAATTCGTCAATACTTGGATCGGCTGATCCAAAAAGTTCATAAGGTTCTATGCTCAAAGCATTCATTAATTTCAACAAGGTTGTAATTGATAAATTAACCTTTATTTTTCGTTCAAGTGTTGAAATTGTACCGACTGAAACATCCGCAATTTCACTCAGTTTTTCAACAGTCATACCATGTTGCAATCGCTTCATTCTTAACTTTTCAGCTATTTGTTCAGTTGTAGTTTTCATGTCCTGCCACCTTTCTTTATTTTCAATTTTGACAAGGCTTTGAGACATTTCACACATTTTTTATTTAAGGTTTTCATTATAATGTGTTATTATGATATTATTAACTTTGCTCATATAACAAATTAAAAATATGGCACATTGTTGACCATACTTGAATACGTGCAATAATGAATCACGAAAAAAGCTTTTAGGAGATTTTACAATGGTTGAATCAATTCAAACTTCCACTAACAAGGACTTTGCCGTAAGTCTTGTTACCCCTTGGATCAAAGGAAACATGTACGTTTCACCAGATGGCTTTTTAAAGATAAAAATGCAAAACACTATTTTATTCGGAATGATTCCAGCAGGAATGACAAAAGATTCATCACCTTTGGGAAATGTTTCGAACGTTTCATCGAATAAAGAATTTAAAATAGGCCGTATCTTTTTAGGATTATTAATTGCAATTGGTGGTCTTATGATCTTATCAAGCTCACCAATTGTAGGCATTATTCTTGCACTTATTGGTGTGGGAATATTCGGTAGTGGCATTATTACAGTTTTTTCATATGAAAGAAACGGTATAGAAAAGCAAGTCTACTTACCATTCTTCGAAGCAAACCATGTTGCAGAGTTCGAAGAACAAGTATTAACGGAAATTGCAAAGTTTTACGATGACAGAAATGTTAGAAAACATTCCCAAGAGAATGCACAAACAATTGTTGACGGGTTGCGTGACAAGTAGTAAATTGTAACTTACCACTAACAATGTATTCATACTATGACAAAACAAACAAAAGTTACAGACAATGACTATTAAAGCGACTGTAAATTTTTGAAAGTATGTCACAAAGGAAAAAAACTATGAATAAAAAACTAACGTGGCTAATTTGTGGTGTAATCGTTTTAGGTTTAGGTGGTGTATGTGTGTACGCATCACTCGATCACACACCAGCAACAAATCAATCCAGTAAAAAAGCACAACAAACAGCCAATTCGAAGCATACGATTCAGTCGACAAACAATACCGCGTCAAATAAAACTGTTAAATCATCATCTTCAATTGCAACAAAAAATAACACCGGCATGAACTTAACAGAAATCCAAGCGCATGATTTCTCAAGCGTTATCGGCACATGGGTAAACCCGACCGGCGATACTTTTATTTTTAACAAAAGTGGTTTACTCTCTCGTTCACATTCTGGACAAACAACACCAAAAGAAAAAGTTTATTTCGATAACGCTAAAGCCGAAGACGGTATGTTAAAAGCATCAATAGGCGCTGACCCATTACCAACAGAAGGCGCCTCAATTTCAGTACCGCTTTACTTCATTCCAAAAGGTGTTGCTTTTAGCGGTTCATCTGACAAATCACAAGACAGAATTTACTCTGGTCAACAATTTAGTGAACAAAACATATACACCCTTCAAAAAGAAGTATCAGCAACTGATACAAGTGCAGTTAATTCATTATCCAGTGTCGACAAACAAGCTCTAGCGCTCTTAGGTCTGCCATCAGGATTTGTATCTGATTATGGTGACTTAAGCGTCAACACGATCTTGTCAGGCAAGTCTAACGTCACAAATAATGCCTTCGATTCAGCACACGTCGATGTCAATAATGGCAAAATTTCCGATGTGACCTTTTCAGGTGTCACAATTGCGTTAGATGGTGCCAAAAATATTGTGAAACTAAATAATGTACCAAGCAACATTAATAATACAGCTTATAAGCAAGGTTACTTCACAATTTCTGGTGATATGATTACTTATAAAAATCAAGGCACACGAGTATCTGGTGCAGAACAAGATGCTCTTGCTGAAACTGTTGGTAACAAGAATTTGAGCTCGTTATATGCACAATATAAGAGCGACCCTAAATTTGAACAAATCAAAAACTTAATCACAGAATAATGAAAACATGACGCGTTCCCATTAACCTTGGAGAAAATTAACATATGCGTTATCGAAGTGGATCACAAAAAAATAAAGTTTATAACGACCGTCATTTATTAGATTTCAAATCTAGCACATGGCGGTCGCTATTTTTATGTCATTTATTACATTAGCCTCAATGTTGTAACAACTAACTAAAAATCATGCGACATCTATAGTAGTATTAAATATATTTTGAACCGTTGTATTTTTCTTTTTTTCTAAATTTCTATTAGCTACAATAATGAATATGCCGCTGACTTATCTTAGTTAACTAACTATGTCTCCTGCCCTAAAGATTGTTTCCCATTTGGTATGAAATACAGTGCACCGTTTTTGAACAAAAAAAACGCTACATCAAGGTTTTTGCAACCTTATGCAACGCCATGAAATATGATTATGCAGCTGGCGGGAGTCGAACCCGCACGCCCTTAACGGGCACAGGATCCTTAATCCTGCGCGTCTGCCAATTCCGCCACAGCTGCATGGTTATCCATACTGACAACTATACAATTCTATCGTTAATAAACTATCTTGTCAAGTTGAAAAGTTTAATCAAAAGTACAATAACCAACTGTCTCATTAGGCTTTCTGACATAAAATAAGTATGCTACTCCAACTTATCACTAATCTATATTTATTATTTTTTATTATTTCGCTTGCTTATTTCCACCAGTATGGTAAACTAGAACTTGTAATAAAAGTTTTTGATTTTGATTTGTTTTTCTCGGAAGGCGCTCAAGTACCAATTATTTAAGTTACAAAATAAAATTATTGGTGGAGCACACCAAAGGAGAAACACATCATGGAAAAAGGCACAGTAAAGTGGTTTAACGGAGAAAAGGGTTACGGTTTCGTAACTCGTGAAAACGGAGAAGATGTATTTGCACACTTCTCAGCTATCCAAGGTGACGGCTTCAAGACTCTTGAAGAAGGTCAAGCTGTTGAATTCGAAGTTGAAACATCAGACCGCGGTTTGCAAGCTGCTAACATCTCAAAGTTGTAAGATTAAGTTCTAATACTTTGAAAACTCGCTTAGGCGAGTTTTTTTGTGTCCTCTTTTCGTGGTATAATATAATTGTTAGATTAAACACAAACTAAGGAGTTTAGAATACATGGCTAAGTTAGTATTAATCCGTCACGGTCAAAGTGAATGGAACGCATTAAATTTGTTCAACGGTTGGGTTGACACGAAGTTATCAGATAAAGGTGTTACTCAAGCTAAAGAAGCTGGCGAATTATTGGCTACTGAAGGTATCCAATTCGATCAGGCTTATACATCAGTTTTAACACGTGCCATTACAACATTGCACTTTGCATTAGAAGAGGCTGGACAATTGTTCATCCCTGAAACCAAATCATGGCGTTTGAATGAACGTCATTATGGCGCCTTACAAGGCCAAAACAAAGCTGAGGCTGCCGAAAAATGGGGTGACGAGCAAGTTCACATCTGGCGTCGTTCATATGACGTATTACCACCATTGTTGGACAGCTATGAAGAAACTGTTGAAGTGCAAGGAACAACTTACCCCGCTTTTGATCGTCGTTATGCTGATGTACCAAAAGGTGAATTACCTTTAGGTGAAAACTTGAAGATTACTTTGGAACGTGTGTTACCCTTCTGGGAATCAGACATTTCAAAAGATTTGAAAGCTGGTAAAAACGTTGTTATTGCTGCTCACGGTAATTCATTACGTGCCTTAGCAAAACATCTTGAGCATATTTCGGATGACGACATCTTAAATCTCGAAATTGCTAATGGACAACCCTTAGTATACGATTTGGATAATAATTTGGAAGTTATCTCTAAGAAAACATTAAGTAAGTAATTTAAAAACCGTTATCGAGTAAAGATAACGGTTTTTATGTTATATCTTGTAGATGATATAAATTAAAAAGAGCTTTTCAGCCCTTTTTAATTTATTATATTGCCCCTGCTGGATTCGAACCAGCGCATAGCGGTACCAAAAACCACTGCCTTACCACTTGGCGAAGGGGCAATAGTTAATCTTTTTAGCCGTTAACTATTAAATCGGCTATGGGAGCGGTAGGATTCGAACCTACGAACCCGAAGGAACGGAGTTACAGTCCGTCGCGTTTAGCCAGACTTCGCTACACTCCCATATCTCAAACAACTATATAATCATATCAAATTTCAGCACGGTTGACAACCCCTTTTTAAAAATTCCTGCAATGACATATTTTTGATAATAAATTAAACATGGCTAATTACAATTTTTGAAGTTGTAATCTAAATAAGTGGATTATTATTTATTTGCTACCCCAATAACCTTGTTTATATCACTATCTTTCATTATACTAGAGTAAGGTAAAAATCAACATTTGGAGTCGTACAATATGATCGTATCTATTACAAACAAACAACGCCGACAAGCAATCATCAGTTGTATCATTGCTATTGTCTTAGCCATTTTGATTAAATTTAATGTCATACTCCCAGCCATGCTTGATAATAGCATCCACAGCTGGTTTACTAACATACAAACCGGATATGGTGATGTTGTAATGGCTATTGCAACTTTTCTAGGCAATCCTGTGGTTGATGTTGTTTACATACTTATTTTAGCTGGTGTTCTTATTATTGCCAAGCTTCACATCCCAGCTATTTGGACCATTGCGACTATTATATCCGGGGATGTATTTATAGCCATAGTAAAGGCTATTGTTGGCCGTTCACGTCCAGTAGGACACTTACTGGCTGACAGTTCGTCTTCATTTCCAAGTACGCATGTCTTTGGTTTATTTATTGTCATATTTATTATTGCTATTCTCGTAACTCCTAACATAAATTCCACCTACACACAGGTACTAATTAATTGGATTAGTATTACAATAGGATTAATGACCATGCTAAGTCGCATTTACTTTAATGCCCATTTCTTCAGTGACACCATTGCAGCAGTCTTGTTTGCCTATAGTTGGGTTATTCTCTCCGCCTCTCTGTATCCTAAACTAGCAATATTTTTACAAACTCACATTGCATTATTTAAACATGATGAAATATAAAAAACGCTTAATATCATTAAATGATATTAAGCGTTTTTTATAATCAATTATTGCTAATATTATAATCATCTTCTTCCATGGCTTCAACTGCACCAAGCAAGTATCCATTTCCCACACCAGAGAAAAAATCATGATTAGCTGTTGAGGTTGAAATACCATTCATAACAACTGGATTAACATCATCCGCACCGTCTGGAAACATCGGCTCCTGGCCCAAGTTCATTAGTGCCTTATTAGCATTGTAACGCAAGAAAGTTAACACCTGTTCTGTCCATCCCAAATCATCATATAATTGATGTGTATATTTCTCTTCATTTTCGTATAATTCATAAAGCAAATCATACATCCAGCTTTGTAGTTCACTTTTTTCTTCTGCTGGTAGTTGGTTGAAACCAATTTGGAATTTATAACCAATGTATGTGCCATGAACAGATTCGTCACGTATAATTAATTTAATAATTTCTGCAACATTCAACATCTTATTATGTCCTAAAAAATATAGTGGTGTATAAAATCCAGAATAAAACAAAAATGTTTCCAAAAATACTGAGGCTATTTTCTTTTGTAATGGTGATCCAGTTTGATAGATACCATTAATACGGTTAGCCTTGTATTGCAAAAACTCATTGGTATCAGCCCAATCAAAAATAGCTTCAATTTCTGTTTTCTCATTCAAAGTTTCAAAAATAGATGAATATGATTTAGCATGAACAGACTCCATAAATTGAATGTTATTCAATACCGCCTCTTCTTTTTGATTAACCACATCTAATTTCAATTGCGCCATGCCATCTTGTGATTGCAATGTATCCAAAGTTGTCAGTCCACCAAAGACCAAATTCATCGTTTGACGTTCCTGATCTGACATATTACCACGCCATGTTTTCAAATCATTAGAAATTGGAATACGTGTGTCGAGCCAAAACTGTTGTGTCAATTTTTCCCAGGTTGCCTTATCAAGTTCATCTTCAATTGTATTCCAATTAATTGCTGTATATGAGTTATCTTTTAAATGTTTCATAGGTTTTATTCTCCAAATAAAGGTTTGATTAAGTTATAGGCTTTCTCTGCATCAAATATGCTACCCCGCAGTTCAAAAGCAAACAGCATTGGCACATTAAATTTATCCGCATACCGTAACGCTGTTAAATTAAATTGTACATTGAAATTACGATTTCCCGATCCAATAATACCTTTTAAATACTGATTATTACGCCCAAATGATAAATAGTCTCCTAAGGCGCTCGTAAAAATTTCTGTCACTTCTGGACCAATTCCTGTTCCCCCAGTTAAATAGGTGGGAACAACGGCAACATAGGGTTCTGTTTCATTGGCGTACTCTGTCTCATCACCAATCATACGTGCTTCAAGTATATCACCATTCTTTTCAGCCACTACCTGTAATTTTTCCACAAAAGATTGTGTATTCCCCTCAGTTGAGGTATATAAAACATTGATTTTTGTCATAAATAATTAGTGTCCCTCAGTTACTGCTATGCTGTATGTACAAATAAATCATCTCACAAATAATTAGACGATTTATTTTTAAAACTAAATTGAGCAGCTTTCACATTCATTTACACCTGATTCTTGGTTATCATCAGTAAACGTTCGCACATAGTACAATGATTTAATCCCTTTATTAAACGCATAATGACGTAAAATAGTTAAATCACGCGTCGTCATTTTATCTGTTCGACCTTTTTTCCATTCATACAAATCGCTGGATAACGTCGAACGCATAAACAAAGTTAACGCCATTCCTTGATCAATATGTTCCTGAGCAGCCGCGTAAATGTCAATTACTTTACGCATGTCTATATCATACGCTGAGACGTAGTATGGCATTGTTTCATTATTCAATCCAGGAGCTGGATAATAAACTTTTCCAATCATACCCTCTTGACGTTCTTCTATTTTATTTACAATTGGCAATAAGGTTGCTGTTGTATCATTAACATAGGAAATAGAACCTGTTGGCGCAATAGCATGACGATAGGCGTTGTACATGCCATATTTTGCGACATCCGCTTTTAATTCTGCCCAGTCATGTTTCGTTGGGACATTATGTTGAGCAAACGATGCAGCGACTTTTTGTGTACGCGGTGCCCAATCTTCCTCTAGATACTTATCAAAGTAAGAACCATCAGCATACGTAGATTTTTCAAATTCAAAAAAAGTATCGTTTCGTTCTTTAGCAATCGCCATTGACGCTTTAATTGAATAATAATTCAATGTCATAAAGAATGTTGTTGTGAAGTCCAGAGACTCCTCATCCCCATAGTACATTTTATTTTGAGCAAAATAAGCAGCTAATCCCATAGCACCTAAGCCAATAGCATGCTTTTCAGTGTTACCTTTGGCAATTGATGGTACAACATCTAAGTTTGATGTGTCTGATACATATGTCAACGCACGCACCATTGTATCCACTGATTCACCAAAATTATTTGTCGCCATCATATTAACAATGTTAATCGATCCCAAGTTGCAGCTCACATCTGAACCTAAACGCGTATACTGTTGTCCATTATCTAATTCAGATGGTGTTTGTACTTGTAAAATCTCTGAACATAAGTTGGATGAAATGATTTTTCCAGCAATTGGATTTGCTCGATTAGCAACATCAATGTTAATGACATAGGGATAACCAGATTCTTGTTGCAATTTTGATATTTCTTCTTCCAAAAAGCGTGCATCAACATGATATTTAGTAATCTTATCGTTATTCACCATATTATCATATTCAGATGTAATATCAATATAGTTAAATGGTTTGCCGTACACTTTTTCAACATCAACTGGACTAAATAGATACATGACGTCGTTTTTACGCACTAAATCATAAAACTTATCAGGAATTGTTAACCCTAATGATAATGTCTTAACACGTATTTTTTCATCAGCATTTTCTTTTTTTGTTGACAAAAATGCCATGATATCAGGATGAAACACTGATAAATAAACAACACCAGCACCTTGTCGTGCACCAACTTGGGAAGAAAAAGTAAAGGAATCTTCCAGTAATTTCATAATTGGTACAATACCACCAGCAGAATTTGAAATTCCCATGACTGGCGCCCCAGCCTCTCGAACATTTGACACATTGATACCAACACCGCCACCCATTTTTGACAATTGCAATGCTGAGTTGACTGTTCGACCAATTGAATTCATGTCATCAGATGTTTGTATAATAAAGCACGACACTAATTCACCACGACGTGCGCGACCAGCATTCAAAAAACTCGGTGTGGCAGGTTGATAACGTTGATGAATCATTTCATCAGCCAAACGCAATGCCAATTCTTCACGACCATCGGCATAATATAGAGCATTCATTGCTACACGATCTACATAGGTTTCAACATACTGTTGCCCATCATTAGTCTTCAAAGCATATTGATTATAAAACTTAAATGCTGCCATAAATGACTTAAAATTAAAATGTTGACTTTCTAAATATGTATATAATTTTTCAATAAAC
It encodes the following:
- a CDS encoding helix-turn-helix domain-containing protein, translating into MKTTTEQIAEKLRMKRLQHGMTVEKLSEIADVSVGTISTLERKIKVNLSITTLLKLMNALSIEPYELFGSADPSIDELLEDNRALEEKLQNIADIINSKPE
- a CDS encoding DUF6287 domain-containing protein codes for the protein MNKKLTWLICGVIVLGLGGVCVYASLDHTPATNQSSKKAQQTANSKHTIQSTNNTASNKTVKSSSSIATKNNTGMNLTEIQAHDFSSVIGTWVNPTGDTFIFNKSGLLSRSHSGQTTPKEKVYFDNAKAEDGMLKASIGADPLPTEGASISVPLYFIPKGVAFSGSSDKSQDRIYSGQQFSEQNIYTLQKEVSATDTSAVNSLSSVDKQALALLGLPSGFVSDYGDLSVNTILSGKSNVTNNAFDSAHVDVNNGKISDVTFSGVTIALDGAKNIVKLNNVPSNINNTAYKQGYFTISGDMITYKNQGTRVSGAEQDALAETVGNKNLSSLYAQYKSDPKFEQIKNLITE
- a CDS encoding cold-shock protein — its product is MEKGTVKWFNGEKGYGFVTRENGEDVFAHFSAIQGDGFKTLEEGQAVEFEVETSDRGLQAANISKL
- the gpmA gene encoding 2,3-diphosphoglycerate-dependent phosphoglycerate mutase, whose product is MAKLVLIRHGQSEWNALNLFNGWVDTKLSDKGVTQAKEAGELLATEGIQFDQAYTSVLTRAITTLHFALEEAGQLFIPETKSWRLNERHYGALQGQNKAEAAEKWGDEQVHIWRRSYDVLPPLLDSYEETVEVQGTTYPAFDRRYADVPKGELPLGENLKITLERVLPFWESDISKDLKAGKNVVIAAHGNSLRALAKHLEHISDDDILNLEIANGQPLVYDLDNNLEVISKKTLSK
- a CDS encoding phosphatase PAP2 family protein, translating into MIVSITNKQRRQAIISCIIAIVLAILIKFNVILPAMLDNSIHSWFTNIQTGYGDVVMAIATFLGNPVVDVVYILILAGVLIIAKLHIPAIWTIATIISGDVFIAIVKAIVGRSRPVGHLLADSSSSFPSTHVFGLFIVIFIIAILVTPNINSTYTQVLINWISITIGLMTMLSRIYFNAHFFSDTIAAVLFAYSWVILSASLYPKLAIFLQTHIALFKHDEI
- the nrdF gene encoding class 1b ribonucleoside-diphosphate reductase subunit beta, encoding MKHLKDNSYTAINWNTIEDELDKATWEKLTQQFWLDTRIPISNDLKTWRGNMSDQERQTMNLVFGGLTTLDTLQSQDGMAQLKLDVVNQKEEAVLNNIQFMESVHAKSYSSIFETLNEKTEIEAIFDWADTNEFLQYKANRINGIYQTGSPLQKKIASVFLETFLFYSGFYTPLYFLGHNKMLNVAEIIKLIIRDESVHGTYIGYKFQIGFNQLPAEEKSELQSWMYDLLYELYENEEKYTHQLYDDLGWTEQVLTFLRYNANKALMNLGQEPMFPDGADDVNPVVMNGISTSTANHDFFSGVGNGYLLGAVEAMEEDDYNISNN
- a CDS encoding class Ib ribonucleoside-diphosphate reductase assembly flavoprotein NrdI; translation: MTKINVLYTSTEGNTQSFVEKLQVVAEKNGDILEARMIGDETEYANETEPYVAVVPTYLTGGTGIGPEVTEIFTSALGDYLSFGRNNQYLKGIIGSGNRNFNVQFNLTALRYADKFNVPMLFAFELRGSIFDAEKAYNLIKPLFGE
- the nrdE gene encoding class 1b ribonucleoside-diphosphate reductase subunit alpha, yielding MPLKELNLDQVTYFDLNNQVNIPKNNQIQLEKDQEALDAFLKENVWPNVIQFDSLADRFEWLFENNFLERAFIEKYRLAFIEKLYTYLESQHFNFKSFMAAFKFYNQYALKTNDGQQYVETYVDRVAMNALYYADGREELALRLADEMIHQRYQPATPSFLNAGRARRGELVSCFIIQTSDDMNSIGRTVNSALQLSKMGGGVGINVSNVREAGAPVMGISNSAGGIVPIMKLLEDSFTFSSQVGARQGAGVVYLSVFHPDIMAFLSTKKENADEKIRVKTLSLGLTIPDKFYDLVRKNDVMYLFSPVDVEKVYGKPFNYIDITSEYDNMVNNDKITKYHVDARFLEEEISKLQQESGYPYVINIDVANRANPIAGKIISSNLCSEILQVQTPSELDNGQQYTRLGSDVSCNLGSINIVNMMATNNFGESVDTMVRALTYVSDTSNLDVVPSIAKGNTEKHAIGLGAMGLAAYFAQNKMYYGDEESLDFTTTFFMTLNYYSIKASMAIAKERNDTFFEFEKSTYADGSYFDKYLEEDWAPRTQKVAASFAQHNVPTKHDWAELKADVAKYGMYNAYRHAIAPTGSISYVNDTTATLLPIVNKIEERQEGMIGKVYYPAPGLNNETMPYYVSAYDIDMRKVIDIYAAAQEHIDQGMALTLFMRSTLSSDLYEWKKGRTDKMTTRDLTILRHYAFNKGIKSLYYVRTFTDDNQESGVNECESCSI